Proteins encoded together in one Thermomonospora curvata DSM 43183 window:
- a CDS encoding MlaD family protein produces the protein MNHQRRIVINLVFFAALGVVLAIWAVTSIIDIDALRRPVPVTAEFDSSPGLSPDLEVTHLGVRVGKIGEVRLKPGSVHVRIDLDRDARVPSTVGARVMRKSAIGEPHIELTAPPPSSAEPRPLRAGDHIPLSRTTGTADYQKLFGTLGDTLKAVDPRDAQTLVHELATGLEGRQDSLRDAIADTHRLTGALAGEAGTLDALSAQVTRLTGTLAGRRSQIASGVHDLALVSTQIRRSRRDLETVLDEGPDFLTQVHRLLEEARPGLGCLLTAAGAPSEPLFTPANEAKIHHVLTMVPTLRALVSDITVVESGARWARIMPVLTIAGPDQAAEFAKPRPKPKAKPLNVCPATPGASSRQAGAFAAGGKAGTAGGSLSEQGATALRKTAGEQGAEPSPPARTAHLLPPLVAALILIMVAARFLRTVIRRRPGR, from the coding sequence ATGAACCACCAGCGCCGTATCGTCATCAACCTGGTCTTCTTCGCCGCGCTGGGCGTGGTGCTGGCGATCTGGGCGGTCACCAGCATCATCGACATCGACGCGCTGCGCCGTCCGGTGCCCGTCACCGCCGAGTTCGACTCCTCCCCCGGGCTGAGCCCCGACCTGGAGGTCACCCACCTGGGCGTGCGGGTCGGCAAGATCGGCGAGGTGCGTCTCAAGCCCGGCAGCGTGCACGTCCGCATCGATCTGGACCGGGACGCGCGGGTGCCGTCCACGGTGGGCGCGCGGGTGATGCGCAAGTCGGCCATCGGTGAGCCCCACATCGAGCTGACCGCGCCGCCGCCCTCGTCGGCCGAGCCCCGCCCGCTGCGGGCCGGGGACCACATCCCGCTGAGCCGCACCACGGGCACCGCCGATTACCAGAAGCTGTTCGGCACGCTCGGCGACACCCTCAAGGCGGTGGACCCGCGCGATGCGCAGACCCTGGTCCACGAGCTGGCCACCGGGCTGGAGGGCCGCCAGGACTCGCTGCGTGACGCCATCGCCGACACCCACCGCCTCACCGGCGCGCTGGCCGGTGAGGCCGGCACGCTGGACGCGCTGTCGGCGCAGGTCACCCGGCTCACCGGCACACTGGCCGGCCGCCGCTCCCAGATCGCCTCGGGAGTGCACGACCTGGCGCTGGTGTCCACCCAGATCCGCCGCTCCCGCCGGGACCTGGAGACGGTGCTGGATGAGGGACCCGACTTCCTGACGCAGGTCCACCGGCTGCTGGAAGAGGCCCGGCCGGGACTGGGCTGCCTGCTGACCGCGGCGGGCGCCCCCAGCGAGCCCTTGTTCACCCCGGCCAACGAGGCCAAGATCCACCACGTGCTGACGATGGTCCCGACCCTGCGGGCGCTGGTGTCGGACATCACCGTCGTCGAAAGCGGCGCCCGGTGGGCCAGGATCATGCCGGTGCTCACCATCGCCGGTCCCGACCAGGCCGCCGAGTTCGCCAAGCCCCGCCCCAAGCCCAAGGCCAAGCCGCTGAACGTCTGCCCGGCCACCCCCGGCGCCTCCTCCCGGCAGGCCGGGGCCTTCGCCGCCGGCGGCAAGGCGGGCACCGCCGGCGGCTCCTTGAGCGAGCAGGGCGCCACCGCGCTGCGCAAGACCGCCGGGGAGCAGGGCGCCGAGCCCTCCCCGCCGGCGCGCACCGCGCACCTGTTGCCTCCGCTGGT
- a CDS encoding MCE family protein, whose protein sequence is MRRSAAVATALAVTLAAGGTGCSVQTAGAPKGGMTLSATFEDVQTLTTGHSVQISDVKVGTVTKIELSGYRALVTMSLEKGRRIPTGTTATISRTSLLGENYVRLDPPPGRDLSTGPFLPDGAHLSATSVQPDLEQITERVGPLLAAISGQNLQTITSEGATAVSGKGKQLNTLIKKAAQVTDSYAAANADLARALDALAELGGTLEGGRDRLDKLPGNLQLATQRLKNERAQLKRSVQELLKLARSINDNVHLRHGKRLEAVLRRAEELIDAAVRGREQLKALTLSILKLLKGPSVSYSGQALVMVWLKGFLPPAGGASASQGRADSGGPLRDLLEPRS, encoded by the coding sequence GGCGCCCCCAAGGGCGGCATGACGCTGAGTGCGACGTTCGAGGACGTGCAGACCCTGACCACCGGGCACAGCGTGCAGATCTCCGACGTGAAGGTCGGCACCGTCACCAAGATCGAGCTGAGCGGTTACCGGGCCCTGGTCACCATGTCGCTGGAGAAGGGCCGGCGCATCCCTACCGGCACCACCGCCACCATCTCCCGCACCTCCCTGCTGGGCGAGAACTACGTGCGGCTGGACCCGCCGCCCGGACGGGACCTGAGCACCGGCCCGTTCCTGCCGGACGGCGCCCACCTGTCGGCCACCTCGGTGCAGCCGGACCTGGAGCAGATCACCGAACGGGTGGGACCGCTGCTGGCCGCCATCAGCGGGCAGAACCTGCAGACCATCACCTCCGAGGGCGCCACCGCCGTCTCCGGCAAGGGCAAGCAGCTCAACACGCTGATCAAGAAGGCCGCCCAGGTCACCGACAGCTACGCCGCCGCCAACGCCGACCTGGCGCGGGCGCTGGACGCGCTGGCCGAGCTGGGCGGCACCCTGGAGGGCGGGCGCGACCGGCTCGACAAGCTGCCCGGCAACCTGCAGCTGGCCACCCAGCGGCTGAAGAACGAACGCGCCCAGCTCAAACGGTCGGTGCAGGAACTGCTCAAACTGGCCCGGTCGATCAATGACAACGTCCACCTGCGGCACGGCAAGCGCCTGGAAGCGGTGCTGCGGCGCGCCGAGGAACTGATCGACGCCGCCGTCCGCGGCCGCGAGCAGCTCAAGGCGCTGACCCTGTCGATATTGAAGCTGCTGAAGGGCCCCTCGGTCTCCTATAGCGGGCAGGCGCTGGTCATGGTCTGGCTGAAGGGCTTCCTGCCGCCGGCCGGCGGCGCCTCCGCCTCCCAAGGCCGCGCCGACTCCGGCGGCCCGCTGCGCGACCTGCTGGAGCCGCGGTCATGA